A genomic region of Ursus arctos isolate Adak ecotype North America unplaced genomic scaffold, UrsArc2.0 scaffold_8, whole genome shotgun sequence contains the following coding sequences:
- the MCFD2 gene encoding multiple coagulation factor deficiency protein 2 isoform X2 produces the protein MRSLRLLRTPFLCGLLWAFCAPGARAEEPGASFSHPGSAGLDKNTVHDQEHIMEHLEGVINKPEAEMSPQELQLHYFKMHDYDGNNLLDGLELSTAITHVHKEEGNEQAPPMSEAELINLIDGVLRDDDKNNDGYIDYAEFAKSLQ, from the exons ATGCGATCTCTGCGGCTGCTCAGAACCCCCTTCCTGTGTGGCCTGCTCTGGGCCTTTTGTGCTCCAGGTGCCAGGGCTGAGGAGCCTGGGGCCAGCTTCTCCCATCCCGGCAGCGCGGGCCTGGATAAGAATACAGTGCACGACCAAGA GCATATCATGGAGCATCTAGAAGGTGTCATCAACAAACCAGAAGCAGAGATGTCCCCACAGGAGCTGCAGCTCCATTATTTCAAAATGCATGATTATGATGGCAATAATTTGCTTGATGGCCTAGAACTCTCCACAGCCATTACTCACGTCCATAAGGAG GAAGGGAATGAACAGGCCCCACCAATGAGTGAAGCTGAACTGATTAACTTAATAGATGGTGTTCTGAGAGATGATGACAAGAACAATGATGGATACATTGACTATGCTGAATTTGCAAAATCACTGCAGTAG